The following are encoded in a window of Bordetella genomosp. 10 genomic DNA:
- a CDS encoding MmgE/PrpD family protein, with protein MTTTGPAGVPPLTRHVAAFVVDTQERDIPAEVQQLGKKAILDALGVALPGAISAPGRILADYLHDLGCPGPATVLGTAYRMAPRFAALANGTAMHADDYDDTLQAETGRYQGVHPTAPVLSAVLAAGEARGASGRELLLAYQVGVEVACRLFDATHVNHILHGFHATATCGMLGAAAAVARLYGMDADAVAATLGIAASQAGGLQENFGTSVKPFHAGRSAEAGIVSADLQQRGFTASPIILEAKRGFFQALGGGYEAARLVDKLGRPWSFVERGIWLKAFPTGSLGHPAMTKMLELVRRYDIQPRDVARIRVKTSQNIHHTLLHHQPRTELQAKFSLEFCLAALLLERKCGLNQFHDAHVMRPDVQDTIAKVEYTTFTPEEAARERHTIVTSYVEIEMRDGRRYGERVDAGKGNKDDPMSEDEVADKFRECAEFSRWPMDKAERAIALVRRLEDVADVRDITRELTAAGA; from the coding sequence ATGACGACGACCGGCCCCGCCGGCGTTCCTCCGCTGACCCGCCACGTGGCGGCGTTCGTGGTGGACACGCAGGAGCGCGACATTCCCGCGGAGGTGCAGCAGCTAGGCAAGAAAGCCATCCTCGATGCCTTGGGCGTGGCGCTGCCCGGCGCCATCTCCGCGCCGGGCCGGATCCTGGCGGATTATCTCCATGACCTGGGTTGTCCCGGTCCGGCCACCGTGCTCGGCACGGCCTACAGAATGGCGCCGCGTTTCGCCGCGCTCGCCAATGGCACGGCGATGCACGCGGACGACTACGACGACACCCTGCAAGCCGAGACCGGCCGCTACCAGGGCGTGCATCCCACCGCGCCGGTGCTGTCGGCCGTGCTCGCGGCCGGCGAGGCCCGCGGCGCCAGCGGCCGCGAGCTGCTGCTGGCGTACCAGGTGGGCGTCGAAGTGGCGTGCCGCCTGTTTGACGCCACACACGTCAATCACATCCTGCACGGGTTCCATGCCACCGCCACCTGCGGCATGCTGGGCGCGGCCGCCGCCGTGGCCCGGTTGTACGGCATGGACGCCGACGCCGTCGCCGCCACGCTGGGCATCGCCGCCAGCCAGGCCGGCGGCCTGCAGGAAAACTTCGGCACGTCGGTGAAGCCCTTCCATGCCGGCCGCTCGGCCGAGGCCGGCATCGTCTCCGCCGACCTGCAACAACGCGGCTTCACCGCGTCCCCCATCATCCTCGAGGCCAAGCGCGGCTTCTTCCAGGCGCTGGGCGGGGGCTACGAAGCCGCCCGCCTGGTGGACAAGCTGGGACGTCCGTGGTCCTTCGTCGAGCGGGGCATCTGGCTGAAGGCCTTCCCCACCGGCAGCCTCGGCCATCCGGCCATGACCAAGATGCTGGAACTGGTCCGGCGGTACGATATCCAGCCGCGCGACGTGGCGCGGATACGGGTGAAGACCAGCCAGAACATTCACCACACCCTGCTGCACCACCAGCCCAGGACCGAGCTGCAAGCCAAGTTCAGCCTCGAATTCTGCCTGGCGGCCCTGCTCCTGGAACGCAAATGCGGCCTGAACCAGTTCCATGACGCGCACGTCATGCGGCCCGACGTGCAGGACACCATCGCCAAGGTCGAATACACCACGTTCACGCCGGAGGAAGCCGCGCGCGAGCGGCACACCATCGTCACGTCCTACGTCGAGATCGAAATGCGGGATGGCCGCCGCTACGGCGAACGCGTCGACGCCGGCAAGGGCAACAAGGACGACCCCATGTCCGAGGACGAGGTGGCCGACAAGTTCCGCGAATGCGCCGAATTCAGCCGCTGGCCGATGGACAAGGCGGAACGCGCCATCGCGCTGGTCCGCCGGCTGGAGGATGTCGCCGACGTGCGCGACATCACCCGGGAACTGACGGCGGCCGGCGCCTGA
- a CDS encoding tripartite tricarboxylate transporter substrate binding protein, with protein sequence MQSLTPAMRQPARRACMQPERTASTPARPLFAALKNAAAMAVTATMAAAIAALGAAPVHAAEDPSKWPTRPIRLVLPFPPGGGTDTLARIMAPKLGALLGEPIVVDNRGGAAGNIATDIVAKSDPDGYTVLMGFNTALTMNPSLYRNLPFDVQRDFMPVTLLASAEYVLVVNPNLPVHSVQDLINLAKSKPGQLNYSSSGPGSPLHLAGELFKARTGTDITHIPYKGGGPATMGLLGGQAQLMFGSVAAVMPHVKEGKLRALAVTGLKRSEVAPDLPTLDQLGLRGFNVTSWYGLLVPKGTPAPIVDKLAAAAQKVVQLPEVRDAMAKQGLELSIDTPSEFADLIKTESATWADLIHKMNIHAD encoded by the coding sequence ATGCAATCCCTGACTCCCGCGATGCGCCAGCCGGCGCGCCGCGCATGCATGCAGCCGGAACGGACCGCTAGCACCCCGGCGCGGCCGCTTTTCGCCGCCCTGAAAAACGCCGCGGCGATGGCGGTCACGGCAACCATGGCCGCCGCCATCGCCGCGCTGGGCGCCGCGCCCGTCCATGCCGCCGAAGACCCGTCCAAATGGCCCACGCGTCCCATCCGCCTGGTGCTGCCCTTCCCGCCGGGCGGGGGCACCGACACGCTGGCCCGCATCATGGCGCCCAAGCTGGGCGCGCTGCTGGGCGAGCCCATCGTCGTCGACAACCGGGGCGGCGCGGCGGGCAACATCGCCACCGACATCGTGGCCAAGTCCGATCCCGACGGCTATACGGTGCTGATGGGATTCAACACCGCGCTGACCATGAATCCATCGCTGTACCGCAACCTGCCCTTCGACGTGCAGCGCGACTTCATGCCGGTCACCTTGCTGGCTTCCGCCGAATACGTGCTGGTGGTAAACCCCAACCTGCCGGTGCACAGCGTGCAGGACCTCATCAACCTGGCGAAATCCAAGCCCGGGCAGCTCAACTATTCGTCCAGCGGACCCGGCAGCCCGCTGCACCTGGCGGGCGAGCTGTTCAAGGCGCGCACCGGCACCGACATCACCCACATCCCCTACAAGGGCGGCGGCCCGGCCACCATGGGACTGCTGGGCGGCCAGGCCCAGTTGATGTTCGGCAGCGTGGCCGCGGTCATGCCGCACGTGAAGGAAGGCAAGCTGCGCGCCCTAGCGGTGACCGGGCTGAAGCGCTCCGAGGTGGCGCCGGACCTGCCCACGCTGGACCAGCTCGGGCTGCGGGGTTTCAACGTGACTTCCTGGTACGGCCTCCTGGTGCCCAAGGGCACGCCCGCGCCCATCGTCGACAAGCTGGCGGCGGCCGCGCAGAAAGTCGTGCAACTGCCCGAGGTGCGCGACGCCATGGCCAAGCAGGGCCTGGAACTGAGCATCGACACGCCGAGCGAGTTCGCCGACCTGATCAAGACCGAATCGGCCACCTGGGCCGATCTTATCCACAAGATGAACATCCACGCGGACTGA
- a CDS encoding efflux transporter outer membrane subunit, whose translation MKSRTVKPRIMPSRIMKSSFKRLAAGLALPLLLALQACAVGPDYRRPDAPTPLAFKEAPAAPAGWKLAEPGAAPRGAWWEIYQDPVLDGLAAQVSVGNQNLKAYEAAYRQALAVVREARANLAPTLAVDPSLTRARSKGSTGTTRELEASASWDLDLWGKVRRQVESDQASAQASAAELADLTLSAQAELVTDYFALRYQDALGRLLRDTVQAYERSLSITQNQYGAGVAARSDVITAQTQLASARASAIASEQLRDQYEHAIALLIGKPPADLSIAAGAMPARIPQIPAGLPSELLERRPDIAQAERTMQQQNALIGVAEAAWYPSVTLSAAAGYSGASPLFSAANALWSLVASGSQTLFDGGARSAAADAAKAAYDQSVANYRQTVLAAFQDVEDELSNLRVLANQATAQDEALALARQAVVIALNEYQAGTQSYTTVVTAQATALSNEETALQIQQSRLAASAALIKGLGGGWRSDRLALGGTGGQAAEVR comes from the coding sequence ATGAAGTCCCGCACCGTGAAGCCCCGCATCATGCCGTCCCGCATCATGAAGTCCTCGTTCAAGCGCCTGGCCGCCGGCCTTGCCCTGCCCCTCCTGCTGGCGCTGCAAGCCTGCGCCGTGGGCCCCGACTACCGCCGGCCCGACGCGCCCACGCCGCTCGCCTTCAAGGAGGCGCCCGCCGCGCCGGCCGGATGGAAGCTCGCCGAACCGGGCGCGGCGCCGCGCGGCGCGTGGTGGGAGATCTACCAGGATCCCGTGCTCGACGGGCTGGCCGCCCAGGTCTCCGTGGGCAACCAGAACCTGAAGGCGTACGAGGCGGCCTATCGCCAGGCCCTGGCCGTCGTGCGCGAGGCGCGGGCGAATCTCGCGCCGACCCTGGCCGTCGACCCCTCGCTCACCCGCGCGCGCAGCAAGGGCAGCACCGGCACCACGCGCGAGCTCGAAGCCAGCGCCAGTTGGGACCTGGATCTGTGGGGCAAGGTGCGGCGCCAGGTCGAAAGCGACCAGGCCAGCGCCCAGGCGAGCGCCGCCGAACTGGCCGACCTGACCTTGTCGGCCCAGGCGGAGCTGGTGACCGACTACTTCGCGCTGCGCTACCAGGATGCGCTGGGCCGTCTACTGCGCGACACCGTGCAGGCCTACGAGCGCAGCCTGTCCATTACGCAGAACCAGTACGGCGCCGGCGTGGCCGCGCGTTCGGACGTGATCACCGCGCAGACCCAACTGGCCTCGGCGCGCGCGTCGGCCATCGCCAGCGAGCAGTTGCGCGACCAATACGAACATGCGATCGCGCTGCTGATCGGCAAGCCGCCCGCCGACCTCAGCATCGCGGCCGGCGCAATGCCGGCGCGTATTCCGCAGATTCCCGCCGGCCTGCCGTCCGAGCTGCTGGAGCGCCGCCCCGACATCGCGCAGGCCGAGCGCACGATGCAGCAACAGAACGCCCTGATCGGCGTCGCCGAGGCCGCCTGGTATCCGTCCGTCACGCTGTCGGCGGCGGCCGGCTATTCCGGCGCGTCGCCGCTGTTCTCGGCCGCCAATGCGCTGTGGTCCCTGGTCGCCAGCGGCAGCCAGACCCTGTTCGACGGCGGCGCGCGATCCGCCGCGGCCGATGCCGCCAAGGCCGCCTACGATCAGAGCGTCGCCAACTACCGGCAGACGGTGCTGGCCGCCTTCCAGGACGTGGAGGATGAATTGTCCAACCTGCGCGTGCTGGCCAACCAGGCCACGGCGCAGGACGAAGCCCTGGCGCTGGCGCGGCAGGCCGTCGTCATCGCCCTGAACGAGTACCAGGCCGGCACGCAGTCCTACACCACGGTGGTGACCGCGCAAGCCACCGCCTTGTCCAACGAAGAAACCGCCTTGCAGATCCAGCAAAGCCGCCTGGCGGCCAGCGCCGCCCTGATCAAGGGCCTGGGCGGCGGCTGGCGCAGCGACCGGTTGGCGCTCGGCGGGACCGGCGGCCAGGCGGCCGAGGTCCGCTGA
- a CDS encoding efflux RND transporter permease subunit — MNLSALFIRRPVATLLMTLAIAAAGALAFGLLPVAPLPAVDFPTIRVQAEMAGASPETMAATVAAPLEKHLGQIADVSEMTSQSSVGSTSIILQFGLDRDIEGASRDVQAAINAARADLPASLKSNPTYRKFNPADAPILVLALTSDLLRPEQLYDSAATILQQRLMQVPGIGNVDVNGSSLPAVRVELNPGALNKYGIGLEDVRAALSAANANSAKGIVEDGANRYQLYANDQALNAAAYRDLVIAWRNQRPVYLRDIAQVDDSVESLRNAGYVNGKRAVLLWLYKQPAANIVETVDRVDALLPQLRAALPSGVEMTMSSDRSSTIRASLRHTEQTLVIAVLLVVLVVLAFLRDVRATLIPAVTVPVSILGTFGAMQLFGYTLDNLSLMALTIATGFVVDDAIVVLENIARHREAGATRLRAALDGAREVSFTVISMSVSLVAVFLPILLLGGLVGRLFHEFAIVLSIAIGISLLLSLSTTPMLCALLLRPRATPASRPRPDKLATRIARRADAVVDGMQRLYERSLTLALRHPLPVLVSLLLTVVLNVVLFAAVPKSLFPQQDSGLMGGGIQADQSISFQAMSTKMHQAMAIVQADPAVQTVVGFTGGRGTNQAMNDITLKPLDQRSASAFEVMARLRAKLADIPGARLMMFPRQDLFIGGRMSFAQFQYTLQGDDSASVSLWAARLAEALKASPALADVVSDRQAGGLETRVVVDRPTAARYGITPDAIDATLYDAFGERQVSTIYKQQNQYHVVMELAPQYLQDPASLQQVYVSTSGETASGTSSTNASSGLVSGTDTSTTSSSSGSTSSSASATNAATNAIATSAGKASSGTAVSTSGSTMVPLAAFARLEAASTPVSVNHQGQAVAVTLSFNLAPGHTLDDATKAIQQAVADLHMPVTVHGGFAGTAGASMSVVSTMPWLIAAALLAVYVVLGILYESYVHPLTILSTLPSAGVGAVLALLLTDTEFTVIALIGVFLLIGIVKKNAIMMVDFAIDAERNEGLAPAQAIHRACLLRFRPIMMTTCAALLGAVPLVLDHGMGSELRRPLGISIIGGLIVSQVLTLYTTPVVYLYLDRWRQRALAAWRRRRGIPAQPHADAAP, encoded by the coding sequence ATGAACCTCAGCGCGCTGTTCATCCGCCGCCCCGTCGCCACCCTGCTGATGACGCTGGCCATCGCCGCCGCCGGCGCGCTGGCCTTCGGGCTGCTGCCGGTCGCCCCGCTGCCGGCGGTGGACTTTCCCACCATCCGCGTGCAGGCGGAGATGGCCGGGGCCAGCCCCGAGACCATGGCGGCCACCGTCGCCGCGCCGCTGGAAAAACATCTGGGCCAGATCGCCGACGTCTCGGAAATGACCTCGCAGAGCAGCGTCGGCTCGACGAGCATCATCCTGCAGTTCGGCCTGGACCGCGACATCGAGGGCGCCTCGCGCGACGTGCAGGCGGCCATCAACGCCGCGCGCGCGGACCTGCCCGCCTCCCTCAAGTCCAATCCCACCTACCGCAAGTTCAATCCCGCCGACGCGCCTATCCTGGTGCTGGCCCTGACGTCCGACCTGCTGCGCCCCGAACAGCTCTACGACAGCGCCGCCACCATCCTCCAGCAGCGCCTGATGCAGGTGCCGGGCATCGGCAACGTCGACGTCAACGGCAGCTCGCTGCCGGCGGTCCGCGTCGAACTGAACCCGGGCGCCCTGAACAAGTACGGCATCGGCCTGGAGGACGTCCGCGCCGCCCTGTCCGCCGCCAATGCCAACAGCGCCAAGGGCATCGTCGAGGACGGCGCGAACCGCTACCAGCTCTATGCCAACGACCAGGCCCTGAACGCCGCGGCCTACCGCGACCTGGTCATCGCCTGGCGCAACCAGCGCCCGGTCTACCTGCGCGACATCGCCCAGGTCGACGATTCGGTGGAAAGCCTGCGCAACGCCGGCTACGTCAACGGCAAGCGCGCGGTGCTGCTGTGGCTGTACAAGCAGCCCGCCGCCAACATCGTCGAGACGGTGGACCGCGTCGATGCGCTGCTGCCCCAGCTTCGCGCGGCCCTGCCCAGCGGCGTCGAGATGACGATGTCCAGCGACCGCAGCAGCACCATCCGCGCCTCGCTGCGACACACCGAGCAGACGCTGGTCATCGCCGTGCTGCTGGTGGTGCTGGTGGTCCTCGCCTTCCTGCGCGACGTGCGCGCCACGCTGATTCCCGCGGTGACGGTGCCCGTCTCCATCCTCGGCACCTTCGGGGCCATGCAGTTGTTCGGCTACACGCTGGACAATCTCTCGTTGATGGCGCTGACGATCGCCACCGGCTTCGTGGTCGACGACGCCATCGTCGTGCTGGAGAACATCGCCCGCCACCGGGAAGCGGGGGCGACGCGCCTGCGCGCCGCGCTGGACGGCGCGCGCGAGGTCAGCTTTACCGTGATCTCCATGAGCGTGTCGCTGGTCGCGGTGTTCCTGCCCATCCTGCTGCTGGGCGGCCTGGTCGGCCGGCTGTTCCATGAATTCGCCATCGTGCTGTCCATCGCCATCGGCATCTCGCTGCTGCTGTCCCTGAGCACCACGCCCATGCTGTGCGCCCTGCTGCTGCGGCCGCGCGCGACGCCGGCCAGCCGCCCGCGCCCGGACAAGCTGGCCACGCGCATCGCCCGCCGCGCCGACGCCGTCGTCGACGGCATGCAGCGTCTCTACGAACGCAGCCTGACGCTGGCCCTGCGCCATCCGCTGCCGGTCCTGGTATCGCTGCTGCTGACCGTCGTGCTGAACGTGGTGCTGTTCGCCGCCGTCCCCAAGAGCCTGTTCCCGCAGCAGGACAGCGGGCTGATGGGCGGCGGCATCCAGGCCGACCAGAGCATTTCCTTCCAGGCCATGAGCACGAAGATGCACCAGGCCATGGCCATCGTGCAGGCCGATCCCGCGGTGCAGACGGTGGTGGGTTTCACCGGCGGGCGGGGCACCAACCAGGCCATGAACGACATCACGCTGAAACCGCTGGACCAGCGCAGCGCCTCGGCCTTCGAGGTGATGGCGCGGCTGCGCGCCAAGCTGGCCGATATTCCCGGCGCCCGGCTGATGATGTTTCCGCGCCAGGACCTGTTCATCGGCGGCCGCATGAGCTTCGCCCAGTTCCAGTACACCTTGCAGGGCGACGACTCGGCGAGCGTCAGCCTGTGGGCCGCCAGGCTGGCCGAGGCCCTGAAGGCCAGCCCGGCGCTGGCCGACGTCGTCTCCGACCGGCAGGCGGGCGGCCTGGAGACCCGCGTCGTGGTCGACCGGCCCACCGCCGCCCGCTACGGCATCACGCCCGACGCCATCGACGCCACGCTCTACGATGCCTTCGGCGAACGCCAGGTCTCCACCATCTACAAGCAGCAGAACCAGTACCACGTGGTGATGGAACTGGCGCCGCAATACCTGCAGGATCCCGCGTCGCTGCAACAGGTCTATGTGAGCACGTCCGGCGAGACGGCCAGCGGCACCTCGTCGACCAATGCCTCGTCCGGGCTGGTCAGCGGCACGGACACGTCCACGACGTCTTCCTCCTCCGGTTCGACAAGCAGCTCCGCCTCCGCCACGAACGCGGCCACCAACGCCATCGCCACCAGCGCCGGCAAGGCGTCCAGCGGCACGGCCGTGAGCACCAGCGGCTCCACCATGGTCCCGCTGGCGGCCTTCGCGCGGCTGGAAGCGGCCTCCACGCCGGTGTCGGTCAACCACCAGGGCCAGGCCGTGGCCGTCACCCTCTCCTTCAACCTGGCGCCGGGCCATACGCTGGACGATGCCACGAAGGCCATCCAGCAGGCCGTCGCCGACCTGCACATGCCGGTGACGGTGCATGGCGGCTTCGCCGGCACGGCCGGCGCCTCGATGTCGGTGGTGTCGACCATGCCGTGGCTGATCGCCGCCGCGCTGCTGGCGGTGTACGTCGTGCTGGGCATCCTCTACGAGAGCTACGTCCATCCCCTGACCATCCTCTCCACGCTGCCTTCGGCCGGCGTGGGCGCGGTGCTGGCGCTGCTGCTGACCGATACGGAGTTCACCGTCATCGCGCTGATCGGCGTCTTCCTGCTGATCGGCATCGTCAAGAAGAACGCCATCATGATGGTGGACTTCGCCATCGACGCCGAGCGCAACGAAGGCCTGGCGCCGGCGCAAGCCATCCACCGCGCCTGCCTGCTGCGCTTCCGGCCCATCATGATGACCACCTGCGCCGCCCTGCTGGGCGCGGTGCCGCTGGTGCTGGACCACGGCATGGGCTCGGAGCTGCGCCGGCCGCTGGGCATCTCCATCATCGGCGGCCTGATCGTCAGCCAGGTGCTGACGCTCTACACCACGCCCGTGGTCTACCTCTATCTGGACCGCTGGCGCCAGCGCGCGCTCGCCGCCTGGCGCCGGCGCCGCGGCATCCCGGCGCAACCCCACGCCGATGCCGCGCCATGA
- a CDS encoding MmgE/PrpD family protein, which translates to MQKKQMDKQKDKDGGRKKGKETAETAAGVSPVMRKLSRYVARAAGRAVPREVAERARLHLVDTFAAMISGSRLLPGRKAIEYVKPLGGREEAGVIGTRIVTTAQNAALANGMFGHADETDDTHPPSLTHPGTSVVPAALAIAERGRLSGETFLRAIVLGYDVCARMLLTLKPMPYLRSGHHAGATGQLFGAAAAAGALLDLTPLQVRYMLSYTGQQTAGLYTMFRDPEHIEKAYAMGGMPAHNGLQAAMMAASGWTGVEDIFSGERDFFHTFAPEAFDREDLARGLGKNYEMLRASIKRWPIGGPIQGPMHVLNDLMAEHGFGAGDVEKVIANMPDKELEIVDNRPMPDISVQHLLAVMLLDRKLTFESAHDFDRMKDPRVLRLRARVHAVGDPSLTDVQRRWRCVMEVHLKDGRVLRGQTMAAKGSFENPLTPQEENEKAIDLLAPVLGRKRALKLLDALWRIEEVKDVRTLRKLYMK; encoded by the coding sequence ATGCAGAAGAAACAGATGGACAAGCAGAAGGACAAGGACGGCGGCAGGAAAAAGGGCAAGGAAACGGCGGAGACGGCCGCCGGCGTCTCTCCCGTCATGCGCAAGCTGAGCCGGTACGTCGCCCGCGCCGCCGGGCGCGCCGTGCCGCGCGAGGTCGCCGAGCGCGCGCGCCTGCACCTGGTCGACACCTTCGCGGCCATGATCTCCGGCTCGCGCCTGCTGCCGGGCAGGAAGGCCATCGAGTACGTGAAGCCGCTGGGCGGCCGCGAGGAAGCGGGCGTGATCGGCACGCGCATCGTCACCACGGCGCAGAACGCGGCACTGGCCAACGGCATGTTCGGCCACGCCGACGAAACCGACGACACGCATCCGCCCTCGCTGACCCACCCGGGCACCAGCGTGGTCCCGGCGGCGCTGGCCATCGCCGAGCGCGGCCGCCTGAGCGGCGAAACATTCCTGCGCGCCATCGTGCTGGGCTACGACGTCTGCGCGCGCATGCTGCTCACGCTCAAGCCCATGCCCTATCTGCGGTCCGGCCATCACGCCGGCGCCACGGGGCAGTTGTTCGGCGCGGCCGCGGCGGCGGGCGCGCTGCTGGACCTCACGCCGCTACAGGTGCGCTACATGCTGTCCTACACGGGCCAGCAGACGGCGGGGCTCTACACCATGTTCCGCGACCCCGAGCACATCGAGAAAGCCTATGCGATGGGCGGCATGCCGGCGCACAACGGCTTGCAGGCGGCCATGATGGCGGCCAGCGGCTGGACCGGCGTGGAGGACATCTTCTCCGGCGAGCGCGACTTCTTCCACACGTTCGCGCCCGAGGCCTTCGACCGCGAGGACCTCGCGCGCGGCCTCGGCAAGAATTACGAGATGCTGCGCGCGTCCATCAAGCGCTGGCCCATCGGCGGTCCCATCCAGGGTCCCATGCACGTGCTCAACGACCTGATGGCCGAACACGGCTTCGGCGCCGGGGACGTGGAGAAGGTCATCGCCAATATGCCGGACAAGGAATTGGAGATCGTCGACAACCGCCCCATGCCCGACATTTCGGTGCAGCACCTGCTGGCCGTCATGCTGCTGGACCGCAAGCTGACCTTCGAATCCGCCCACGATTTCGATCGCATGAAGGACCCGCGCGTCCTGCGTCTCCGCGCCCGGGTCCATGCCGTGGGAGACCCCTCGCTGACCGACGTGCAGCGGCGCTGGCGCTGCGTCATGGAAGTGCATCTCAAGGACGGTCGCGTCCTGCGCGGCCAGACCATGGCCGCCAAGGGCAGCTTCGAGAACCCGTTGACGCCCCAAGAGGAGAACGAAAAGGCCATCGACCTGCTGGCGCCCGTGCTGGGCAGGAAACGGGCCCTGAAGCTGCTCGATGCCCTATGGCGCATCGAGGAGGTGAAGGACGTGCGGACCCTGCGCAAGCTGTACATGAAATAG